The proteins below are encoded in one region of Gadus macrocephalus chromosome 14, ASM3116895v1:
- the ace2 gene encoding angiotensin-converting enzyme 2 isoform X1 — MSTAGRVAAGAAAMLLLVVAVLTPGLRAQEDTETRARAFLEKFSTEASVIMYDYSLASWAYNTDITEENSNKLSAKGAIWGEFYGRMSTESLAFPLHEVKDPVVKLQLISLQDKGSGALSPEKSAHLGRVMSEMSTIYSTAEVCLKDRPTDCQTLEPGLEAVMADSRDYSERLHVWEGWRRETGRKMRPLYEDYVDLKNEAARLNGFEDYGAYWRSNYETVGEVPPYNYTRDELMGDVRSIYKEIMPLYKELHAYVRSKLIETYPGGHIHPEGPLPAHLLGDMWGRFWTSLYPLSTPYPLKPDIDVSSAMVDQKWEPERLFREAEKFFVSVGLYKMEPDFWTNSMLVKPNDRKVVCHPTAWDMGNGKDYRIKMCTQVNMDHFLTAHHEMGHNQYQTAYQNLSYLLRDGANEGFHEAVGEIMSLSAATPDHLKSLGLLAADFTADKETEINFLMKQALTIVATLPFTYMLEEWRWQVFNENIPKNQWMKRWWEMKRDLVGVVEPVPRDETYCDPPALFHVSGDYSFIRYFTRTIYQFQFQKALCKEAGHTGELFTCDITNSTAAGTKLRNMLTLGRSKSWTRALEMISGDTKMDAKPLLDYFKTLYDWLVAENKKNNRRVGWEKNIDPYSANGIKVRISLKAALGADAYQWNDNELYLFKTNIAYAMRQYYTSQTNKTPAFTAKDVWAYEETPRISFFIQVSDPSSPSVLIRRDEVEAAIRFSRGRINDAFMLNDKTLEFQGIPATLAPPVEQPVTVWLVVYGVVMGIVVLVGAYLIISGIRARKTQQPESKVENPYTPQATGVTNVSYQTDEAENTGL; from the exons atGTCGACAGCAGGACGGGTTGCGGCGGGAGCGGCGGCCAtgttgctgctggtggtggcggtCCTCACCCCGGGCCTGAGGGCCCAGGAGGACACGGAGACCCGGGCCAGAGCGTTCCTGGAGAAGTTCAGCACCGAGGCGTCGGTCATCATGTACGACTATTCTCTGGCGTCGTGGGCGTACAACACAGACATCACCGAGGAGAACTCAAACAAATTG TCGGCGAAGGGCGCGATCTGGGGAGAATTCTACGGCCGCATGTCGACTGAGTCCCTGGCCTTCCCGCTCCACGAGGTGAAAGACCCGGTGGTCAAACTGCAGCTCATCTCCCTGCAGGACAAAGGCTCTGGGGCCCTGTCCCCGGAAAAGTCTGCTCAC TTGGGGCGGGTGATGAGTGAAATGAGCACCATCTACAGTACAGCCGAGGTGTGTCTGAAGGACAGGCCCACAGACTGCCAGACTTTGGAACCAG GTTTGGAGGCGGTGATGGCCGACAGCAGGGACTACAGTGAGCGCCTGCACGTGTgggagggctggaggagggagacggggaggaaGATGAGGCCTCTGTACGAGGACTACGTGGACCTGAAGAACGAAGCGGCCAGGCTCAACG GTTTTGAGGACTACGGAGCGTATTGGCGCAGCAACTACGAGACCGTAGGGGAGGTCCCGCCCTACAACTACACCCGAGATGAGCTGATGGGCGACGTCCGCTCCATATACAAGGAG aTCATGCCGTTGTACAAGGAGCTCCACGCGTACGTGAGGTCCAAGCTGATTGAGACCTACCCCGGGGGCCACATCCACCCCGAGGGGCCCCTGCCCGCCCACCTGCTGG GGGATATGTGGGGTCGGTTCTGGACCAGCCTGTACCCACTCTCTACGCCCTACCCCCTAAAGCCGGACATCGATGTCAGCTCTGCTATGGTCGACCAg AAATGGGAGCCGGAGCGTCTcttcagagaggcagagaagttCTTCGTGTCCGTGGGTCTCTACAAGATGGAACCCGACTTCTGGACAAACTCTATGCTGGTGAAGCCAAACGACCGCAAGGTGGTCTGTCATCCCACCGCCTGGGACATGGGGAACGGGAAGGACTACAG GATCAAGATGTGCACCCAGGTGAACATGGACCACTTCCTGACGGCGCACCACGAGATGGGCCACAACCAGTACCAGACGGCCTACCAGAACCTGTCCTACCTGCTCCGGGACGGGGCCAACGAGGGCTTCCACGAGGCCGTGGGCGAGATCATGTCCCTGTCAGCGGCCACCCCCGACCACCTCAAGTCCCTTGGGCTCCTGGCCGCCGACTTCACCGCCGACAAAG AGACGGAGATCAACTTCCTGATGAAGCAGGCCCTGACCATCGTGGCCACACTACCCTTCACCTACATGCTGGAGGAGTGGCGCTGGCAGGTCTTCAACGAGAACATCCCTAAGAACCAGTGGATGAAGCGCTGGTGGGAGATGAA GCGCGATCTGGTCGGCGTGGTCGAGCCGGTACCACGTGATGAGACGTACTGCGATCCCCCGGCTCTGTTCCACGTATCAGGAGACTACTCCTTTATCAG gtaCTTCACCAGGACTATCTACCAGTTCCAGTTCCAGAAGGCTCTGTGTAAAGAAGCAGGCCACACAGGTGAGCTGTTCACCTGCGACATCACCAACTCCACTGCCGCCGGGACCAAACTCAG GAACATGCTGACGCTGGGCAGGTCGAAGTCGTGGACCAGAGCTCTGGAAATGATCTCTGGGGATACCAAGATGGACGCCAAGCCACTGCTGGATTACTTCAAAACCCTCTATGATTGGCTCGTGGCCGAGAACAAGAAAAACAACCGAAGAGTGGGCTGGGAGAAGAACATTGACCCCT ACTCAGCAAATGGCATCAAAGTGCGGATTAGTTTGAAAGCTGCCTTGGGTGCGGATGCT TACCAGTGGAATGACAATGAGCTGTACCTGTTCAAGACCAACATCGCGTACGCCATGAGACAGTACTACACCAGCCAGACGAACAAAACTCCCGCCTTCAC AGCGAAGGACGTTTGGGCCTATGAGGAAACCCCCAGAATCTCCTTCTTCATCCAGGTGTCCGACCCGTCCAGCCCGTCTGTGCTCATCaggagggatgaggtggaggcaGCCATACG GTTCTCCCGAGGTCGGATCAACGACGCCTTCATGCTGAACGACAAAACTCTGGAGTTCCAAGGTATTCCGGCAACGCTGGCGCCCCCTGTGGAGCAGCCGGTCACGGTGTGGCTGGTGGTCTACGGGGTGGTCATGGGAATCGTAGTTCTGGTGGGAGCGTACCTCATCATCTCTGGTATCAGGGCGAGGAAGAC CCAACAGCCGGAGAGCAAGGTGGAAAACCCCTACACACCACAAGCTACGGGCGTAACCAACGTGTCCTATCAGACCGACGAGGCAGAGAACACTGGTCTCTGA
- the ace2 gene encoding angiotensin-converting enzyme 2 isoform X2 yields MSTAGRVAAGAAAMLLLVVAVLTPGLRAQEDTETRARAFLEKFSTEASVIMYDYSLASWAYNTDITEENSNKLSAKGAIWGEFYGRMSTESLAFPLHEVKDPVVKLQLISLQDKGSGALSPEKSAHLGRVMSEMSTIYSTAEVCLKDRPTDCQTLEPGLEAVMADSRDYSERLHVWEGWRRETGRKMRPLYEDYVDLKNEAARLNGDMWGRFWTSLYPLSTPYPLKPDIDVSSAMVDQKWEPERLFREAEKFFVSVGLYKMEPDFWTNSMLVKPNDRKVVCHPTAWDMGNGKDYRIKMCTQVNMDHFLTAHHEMGHNQYQTAYQNLSYLLRDGANEGFHEAVGEIMSLSAATPDHLKSLGLLAADFTADKETEINFLMKQALTIVATLPFTYMLEEWRWQVFNENIPKNQWMKRWWEMKRDLVGVVEPVPRDETYCDPPALFHVSGDYSFIRYFTRTIYQFQFQKALCKEAGHTGELFTCDITNSTAAGTKLRNMLTLGRSKSWTRALEMISGDTKMDAKPLLDYFKTLYDWLVAENKKNNRRVGWEKNIDPYSANGIKVRISLKAALGADAYQWNDNELYLFKTNIAYAMRQYYTSQTNKTPAFTAKDVWAYEETPRISFFIQVSDPSSPSVLIRRDEVEAAIRFSRGRINDAFMLNDKTLEFQGIPATLAPPVEQPVTVWLVVYGVVMGIVVLVGAYLIISGIRARKTQQPESKVENPYTPQATGVTNVSYQTDEAENTGL; encoded by the exons atGTCGACAGCAGGACGGGTTGCGGCGGGAGCGGCGGCCAtgttgctgctggtggtggcggtCCTCACCCCGGGCCTGAGGGCCCAGGAGGACACGGAGACCCGGGCCAGAGCGTTCCTGGAGAAGTTCAGCACCGAGGCGTCGGTCATCATGTACGACTATTCTCTGGCGTCGTGGGCGTACAACACAGACATCACCGAGGAGAACTCAAACAAATTG TCGGCGAAGGGCGCGATCTGGGGAGAATTCTACGGCCGCATGTCGACTGAGTCCCTGGCCTTCCCGCTCCACGAGGTGAAAGACCCGGTGGTCAAACTGCAGCTCATCTCCCTGCAGGACAAAGGCTCTGGGGCCCTGTCCCCGGAAAAGTCTGCTCAC TTGGGGCGGGTGATGAGTGAAATGAGCACCATCTACAGTACAGCCGAGGTGTGTCTGAAGGACAGGCCCACAGACTGCCAGACTTTGGAACCAG GTTTGGAGGCGGTGATGGCCGACAGCAGGGACTACAGTGAGCGCCTGCACGTGTgggagggctggaggagggagacggggaggaaGATGAGGCCTCTGTACGAGGACTACGTGGACCTGAAGAACGAAGCGGCCAGGCTCAACG GGGATATGTGGGGTCGGTTCTGGACCAGCCTGTACCCACTCTCTACGCCCTACCCCCTAAAGCCGGACATCGATGTCAGCTCTGCTATGGTCGACCAg AAATGGGAGCCGGAGCGTCTcttcagagaggcagagaagttCTTCGTGTCCGTGGGTCTCTACAAGATGGAACCCGACTTCTGGACAAACTCTATGCTGGTGAAGCCAAACGACCGCAAGGTGGTCTGTCATCCCACCGCCTGGGACATGGGGAACGGGAAGGACTACAG GATCAAGATGTGCACCCAGGTGAACATGGACCACTTCCTGACGGCGCACCACGAGATGGGCCACAACCAGTACCAGACGGCCTACCAGAACCTGTCCTACCTGCTCCGGGACGGGGCCAACGAGGGCTTCCACGAGGCCGTGGGCGAGATCATGTCCCTGTCAGCGGCCACCCCCGACCACCTCAAGTCCCTTGGGCTCCTGGCCGCCGACTTCACCGCCGACAAAG AGACGGAGATCAACTTCCTGATGAAGCAGGCCCTGACCATCGTGGCCACACTACCCTTCACCTACATGCTGGAGGAGTGGCGCTGGCAGGTCTTCAACGAGAACATCCCTAAGAACCAGTGGATGAAGCGCTGGTGGGAGATGAA GCGCGATCTGGTCGGCGTGGTCGAGCCGGTACCACGTGATGAGACGTACTGCGATCCCCCGGCTCTGTTCCACGTATCAGGAGACTACTCCTTTATCAG gtaCTTCACCAGGACTATCTACCAGTTCCAGTTCCAGAAGGCTCTGTGTAAAGAAGCAGGCCACACAGGTGAGCTGTTCACCTGCGACATCACCAACTCCACTGCCGCCGGGACCAAACTCAG GAACATGCTGACGCTGGGCAGGTCGAAGTCGTGGACCAGAGCTCTGGAAATGATCTCTGGGGATACCAAGATGGACGCCAAGCCACTGCTGGATTACTTCAAAACCCTCTATGATTGGCTCGTGGCCGAGAACAAGAAAAACAACCGAAGAGTGGGCTGGGAGAAGAACATTGACCCCT ACTCAGCAAATGGCATCAAAGTGCGGATTAGTTTGAAAGCTGCCTTGGGTGCGGATGCT TACCAGTGGAATGACAATGAGCTGTACCTGTTCAAGACCAACATCGCGTACGCCATGAGACAGTACTACACCAGCCAGACGAACAAAACTCCCGCCTTCAC AGCGAAGGACGTTTGGGCCTATGAGGAAACCCCCAGAATCTCCTTCTTCATCCAGGTGTCCGACCCGTCCAGCCCGTCTGTGCTCATCaggagggatgaggtggaggcaGCCATACG GTTCTCCCGAGGTCGGATCAACGACGCCTTCATGCTGAACGACAAAACTCTGGAGTTCCAAGGTATTCCGGCAACGCTGGCGCCCCCTGTGGAGCAGCCGGTCACGGTGTGGCTGGTGGTCTACGGGGTGGTCATGGGAATCGTAGTTCTGGTGGGAGCGTACCTCATCATCTCTGGTATCAGGGCGAGGAAGAC CCAACAGCCGGAGAGCAAGGTGGAAAACCCCTACACACCACAAGCTACGGGCGTAACCAACGTGTCCTATCAGACCGACGAGGCAGAGAACACTGGTCTCTGA